A region from the Drosophila mauritiana strain mau12 chromosome 2L, ASM438214v1, whole genome shotgun sequence genome encodes:
- the LOC117150920 gene encoding uncharacterized protein LOC117150920 yields MSDKDKKDEPEQLDDDSSDDDANQTDAGDQYSNPTISASPSILRHPNAPRPDISNVPSVVIALPSSETVVATEETPEERLRRRMRFLELRREHYNYVSHSEQCNMADTEDEDHAENHPKCEENCKPK; encoded by the coding sequence ATGTCTGACAAGGATAAAAAAGATGAACCGGAACAGTTGGATGATGATTCCAGTGACGACGATGCCAACCAGACCGATGCTGGAGATCAGTACTCCAATCCTACCATCAGTGCATCACCCTCGATTCTGCGACACCCCAACGCTCCCCGGCCGGATATTTCGAATGTCCCCTCGGTGGTCATTGCGTTGCCAAGTAGCGAGACCGTTGTCGCGACCGAGGAAACACCGGAGGAGCGACTCCGGCGAAGGATGAGGTTTCTCGAGTTGCGGCGTGAGCACTACAACTACGTCAGTCACAGCGAGCAATGCAACATGGCGGACACGGAGGATGAAGATCACGCGGAGAATCACCCAAAGTGTGAAGAGAATTGCAAGCCGAAATAG